TGCCTATGACGGGCTTTATATCACCGATGGCGATGCCAATACGCTGATGATCAACAAGGCCTATGAACGGATAACGGGCATTAAACGGCAGGAGGTGCTGGGTAAAAACATGCGGGAGCTTGTTGCTTCGGGC
Above is a window of Syntrophorhabdaceae bacterium DNA encoding:
- a CDS encoding PAS domain S-box protein, whose protein sequence is MDSLKKSINDLEAIIENAYDGLYITDGDANTLMINKAYERITGIKRQEVLGKNMRELVASG